A portion of the Desulfovermiculus halophilus DSM 18834 genome contains these proteins:
- a CDS encoding indole-3-glycerol-phosphate synthase — MSRTSDTARTRKTDMLQRFVRAKEQETARLELTYTQTGPPPACRERSPALASALTQAGPGAVIAEYKPASPSRGAIAPDLSPASAAELFARGGAAAVSVLTDRTFFGSSLDALPAMAGSRLPLLRKDFIIHPAQVTETAATPASAFLLIVRLFSAHPEGLETVFQAGIQAGLEPVVEVFNRRDLAAAKALGAAVILVNSRDLDTLELNMDLHRELIADREDNETWICASGLSSRTQILDRAELGYAACLIGTSIMDSPDRLGALRALTEGLEPQTGKCPTAESRA; from the coding sequence ATGTCCAGAACATCGGATACCGCCCGAACCCGGAAAACAGACATGCTCCAGCGCTTTGTCCGGGCCAAGGAACAGGAAACTGCCCGGCTGGAGCTGACCTATACCCAAACCGGCCCGCCCCCTGCGTGCCGTGAACGCTCACCGGCCCTGGCTTCGGCCTTGACTCAGGCCGGACCGGGAGCGGTCATAGCCGAATACAAGCCGGCCTCCCCCAGTCGAGGGGCCATTGCCCCGGACCTCTCCCCGGCCTCCGCCGCGGAGCTGTTCGCCCGCGGCGGGGCGGCGGCGGTGTCTGTACTCACCGACAGGACATTCTTCGGTTCCAGCCTGGATGCTTTGCCAGCCATGGCCGGCAGCAGGCTCCCCCTGCTGCGCAAGGACTTCATCATCCATCCGGCCCAGGTAACCGAAACCGCTGCAACCCCGGCCTCCGCCTTCCTGCTCATTGTCCGTCTGTTCTCCGCCCACCCCGAGGGGCTGGAGACAGTGTTCCAGGCCGGTATCCAGGCCGGCCTGGAGCCGGTGGTCGAGGTCTTCAACCGCCGGGATCTGGCCGCGGCCAAAGCTCTCGGGGCCGCAGTCATCCTGGTCAACAGCCGGGATCTGGACACCCTGGAGTTGAATATGGACCTGCACCGGGAGCTTATTGCGGACCGGGAGGACAACGAGACCTGGATCTGCGCCAGCGGACTGTCCAGCCGGACCCAGATCCTGGACCGGGCCGAACTGGGCTACGCCGCCTGTCTGATTGGGACCTCCATCATGGACAGTCCGGACCGGCTGGGGGCCCTGCGGGCCTTGACCGAGGGCCTTGAGCCTCAGACAGGGAAATGCCCCACAGCGGAGAGCAGAGCATGA
- a CDS encoding phosphoribosylanthranilate isomerase, giving the protein MKVKVCGLTRAEDVAACARLGIDLIGFIFHPQSPRFVRPEQAGALPRGTPGRVGVFVRQSQREISACMRTAGLDLAQLHGGQSPGECLDLGPERVLKVLWPQGYPHARAMQEDLERFAPVCSAFVLDSGLHGGGHGRTIDMTWIADLAFPRPWFLAGGLTPDNLEPMLQACRPDGVDLNSGVEHSPGIKNHKRIEQCLGRLGARTDSPSPGQDAERRRR; this is encoded by the coding sequence ATGAAAGTCAAGGTCTGCGGCTTGACCAGAGCGGAAGATGTGGCAGCCTGCGCCAGGCTGGGGATTGATCTGATCGGATTTATCTTTCACCCCCAAAGCCCGCGCTTCGTCCGGCCTGAGCAGGCAGGCGCCTTGCCCCGGGGCACACCCGGCCGGGTTGGGGTCTTTGTCCGCCAGAGCCAAAGAGAGATTTCGGCCTGCATGCGCACCGCCGGCCTGGACCTGGCCCAGCTCCACGGCGGTCAATCCCCGGGGGAGTGCCTGGACCTCGGTCCGGAGCGGGTGCTCAAGGTCCTCTGGCCCCAGGGCTACCCCCATGCCCGGGCCATGCAGGAGGACCTGGAGCGCTTCGCCCCGGTCTGCTCCGCCTTTGTTCTGGACAGCGGACTGCATGGGGGCGGACACGGCCGGACCATTGATATGACCTGGATCGCAGACCTCGCGTTCCCCCGCCCCTGGTTCCTGGCCGGAGGGCTGACCCCGGACAACCTGGAACCCATGCTTCAGGCCTGCCGTCCGGACGGCGTGGATCTCAACTCCGGGGTGGAGCACTCCCCCGGGATCAAAAACCACAAACGGATCGAACAATGCCTGGGACGCCTTGGAGCAAGGACCGACTCTCCATCCCCGGGCCAGGACGCAGAAAGGAGGAGACGATGA
- the trpB gene encoding tryptophan synthase subunit beta, producing MKKGYFGDFGGQFVPELLMPPLLELEQAMQTILPGREFQTELDTVLSQVVGRPTPLTFCSRLSRELGCRLWLKREDLAHTGAHKINNTVGQALLAKKMGKTCLLAETGAGQHGVASATAAAMFGLSCIVYMGAKDVRRQSQNVRRMELLGAQVRPVEHSTQTLKDAVNAALRHWIAEQETTHYCLGSAVGPHPFPTLVRDLQSVIGTEAVDQSREIIGRLPDQVVACVGGGSNAIGIFHPFVPHAQVALTGVEAAGQGTPGCHHSATVTKGSTGILHGTLSYLLQTRDGQIEPSHSVAPGLDYPGVGPEHVHLMCSGRVSYTAVNDAQALNAFQRLCRLEGIIPALESSHALAHVLDNASLFADQDVLVNLSGRGDKDLDIVMDKGL from the coding sequence ATGAAAAAAGGATATTTCGGCGACTTCGGCGGACAGTTCGTGCCCGAGCTGCTCATGCCCCCGCTGCTGGAACTGGAACAGGCCATGCAGACCATCCTGCCCGGCAGGGAATTCCAGACTGAGCTGGACACAGTGCTCAGCCAGGTCGTGGGCCGGCCCACGCCGCTGACCTTTTGTTCCCGGCTGTCCCGGGAGCTTGGCTGCCGCCTGTGGCTCAAGCGGGAGGATCTGGCCCACACCGGAGCGCACAAGATAAACAATACCGTCGGCCAGGCCCTGCTGGCCAAAAAAATGGGCAAGACCTGCCTTTTGGCCGAGACCGGGGCCGGACAGCACGGAGTGGCCTCGGCCACGGCCGCGGCCATGTTCGGTCTGAGCTGCATCGTGTACATGGGGGCCAAGGATGTCCGGCGACAGTCCCAGAACGTACGGCGGATGGAACTTCTGGGTGCCCAGGTCCGTCCGGTGGAGCATTCCACCCAGACCCTCAAGGACGCTGTCAACGCCGCCCTGCGCCACTGGATCGCGGAGCAGGAGACAACCCATTACTGCCTGGGATCAGCGGTCGGCCCCCACCCCTTTCCCACCCTGGTCCGTGATCTGCAATCCGTGATCGGCACCGAGGCCGTGGACCAGAGCAGGGAGATCATCGGCCGCCTGCCGGATCAGGTGGTGGCCTGTGTCGGTGGAGGATCCAACGCCATCGGCATCTTTCACCCCTTTGTCCCCCACGCCCAGGTGGCCCTGACCGGAGTGGAAGCCGCTGGTCAGGGCACACCCGGATGCCATCACTCGGCAACTGTGACCAAGGGATCGACCGGGATCCTGCACGGAACCCTGAGCTACCTCTTGCAGACCAGGGACGGACAGATCGAGCCCTCCCATTCCGTGGCCCCGGGACTGGACTACCCCGGCGTCGGGCCGGAGCACGTGCACCTCATGTGTTCCGGTCGGGTCAGCTACACCGCGGTCAACGACGCCCAGGCCCTGAACGCCTTCCAAAGGCTGTGCCGCCTGGAGGGGATCATTCCCGCCCTGGAGAGCTCCCACGCCCTGGCCCATGTCCTGGACAACGCATCCCTGTTTGCGGACCAGGATGTGCTGGTCAATCTTTCCGGCCGGGGGGACAAGGATCTGGATATTGTCATGGACAAAGGACTGTAA
- the trpA gene encoding tryptophan synthase subunit alpha — translation MKNDMLQETIRRAGAQGRMALIPYLPAGFPELDAFWDQIQALDASGADIIEIGVPFTDPVADGPVVDEAAQECLARGVDLPWILDGLRARREGIKAGIVLMGYANPFLQYGWENLARDAAMAGVQGIIVPDLPLEENQDIEGLLSAQGVTLISLVGLNTSRERMQAYARRAMGFVYFVSVLGTTGSKASLPSVLIRQLQMAREIFTQPIALGFGLSSPEQLQGLEDSVDAVVFGSALIQHLRSGGNSRDFLGAWLPEA, via the coding sequence ATGAAAAACGACATGTTGCAGGAGACAATCCGCCGGGCCGGAGCCCAGGGCCGGATGGCCCTCATTCCCTATCTCCCGGCCGGGTTCCCGGAACTGGACGCCTTCTGGGATCAAATCCAGGCCCTGGATGCCTCTGGAGCGGATATCATTGAGATCGGCGTCCCCTTCACCGACCCGGTGGCCGACGGCCCTGTGGTGGACGAGGCGGCCCAGGAGTGCCTGGCCCGGGGAGTAGACCTGCCCTGGATCCTGGACGGACTCCGGGCCCGCAGAGAGGGCATCAAGGCCGGCATCGTGCTCATGGGCTATGCAAATCCCTTTCTGCAGTACGGATGGGAGAATCTGGCCCGGGATGCGGCCATGGCCGGGGTGCAGGGCATCATCGTTCCCGATCTGCCCCTGGAGGAAAACCAGGACATCGAAGGTCTCCTCTCGGCCCAGGGGGTGACCCTGATCAGCCTGGTCGGACTGAACACGAGCAGGGAGCGGATGCAGGCCTACGCCCGTCGGGCCATGGGGTTTGTCTACTTCGTTTCCGTTTTGGGCACCACCGGATCCAAAGCTTCCCTTCCCTCAGTTCTTATCCGCCAGCTGCAGATGGCCCGGGAGATCTTCACCCAGCCCATCGCCCTCGGATTTGGCCTCAGCTCCCCTGAGCAGCTTCAGGGGTTGGAGGACAGCGTGGACGCCGTGGTCTTCGGCTCCGCTCTGATCCAGCATTTGCGCTCCGGGGGAAACAGCCGGGACTTTCTCGGCGCATGGCTCCCGGAGGCATGA
- a CDS encoding glutamine synthetase family protein has translation MTNTPPIFDCKTPDDVKKAVKEHNINFIQFWFVDVMGTIKNFQVMPQELEEAFEEGMGFDGSSIEGFSRIHESDMVAFPDPTTFQLISWRPTEYPVARMFCDIKTPEGLPYEGDSRYVLKRILNKAAEQGLSYYVGPELEFFLFANSQEPKTLDVGGYFDAPPLDLANPIRRDIILALNNMGIEVEYSHHEVAPSQHEIDLRYQEALKMADISVTYRVLVKEIARKHGVYATFMPKPLFGANGSGMHVHQSLFRGNVNAFYDPEGEYGLSQMGRSYIAGLLKHAREYTAVTNQWVNSYKRLVPGYEAPVYIAWAKRNRSALARVPMYKPGKEAATRVELRSPDPACNPYLCFAVTLAAGLKGIEQNYELPAPVEADIYDMHHEERMTHGIHNLPGSLYEAIEEMASSTMLKEALGDHIFDKFIENKRIEWHNYRIQVTDYELNKYLPLL, from the coding sequence ATGACCAACACCCCCCCGATTTTCGATTGCAAAACTCCGGACGATGTGAAAAAGGCGGTCAAGGAACACAACATCAACTTCATTCAGTTCTGGTTCGTGGATGTCATGGGCACAATCAAGAACTTCCAGGTCATGCCCCAGGAGCTGGAGGAGGCTTTCGAGGAAGGCATGGGCTTTGACGGATCTTCCATCGAAGGATTCTCCCGGATCCATGAAAGCGACATGGTGGCCTTTCCCGACCCAACCACCTTCCAGCTCATCTCCTGGCGTCCCACGGAGTACCCGGTGGCCCGCATGTTCTGCGACATCAAGACCCCGGAAGGCCTCCCCTACGAGGGCGACAGCCGGTATGTGCTCAAGCGCATCCTGAACAAGGCCGCGGAACAGGGCCTGAGCTATTATGTCGGACCGGAGCTGGAGTTCTTTCTCTTCGCCAACTCCCAGGAGCCCAAGACCCTGGATGTCGGCGGGTATTTCGACGCTCCCCCCCTGGACCTGGCCAACCCCATCCGCCGGGACATCATCCTGGCCCTGAACAATATGGGCATTGAGGTCGAATACAGCCACCATGAAGTGGCCCCCAGCCAGCACGAAATAGATCTCCGCTACCAGGAAGCCCTGAAGATGGCCGACATATCAGTCACCTACCGGGTCCTGGTCAAGGAGATCGCCCGCAAGCACGGGGTGTACGCCACATTCATGCCCAAGCCCCTGTTCGGGGCCAACGGCAGCGGCATGCACGTTCACCAGTCCCTGTTCCGGGGCAATGTCAACGCCTTTTACGATCCGGAAGGGGAGTACGGACTGAGCCAGATGGGCCGTTCCTACATCGCCGGCCTGCTCAAGCACGCCCGGGAGTACACGGCAGTGACCAACCAGTGGGTCAACTCCTACAAGCGTCTGGTCCCCGGGTACGAGGCCCCGGTGTACATCGCCTGGGCCAAGCGCAACCGCTCGGCATTGGCCCGGGTGCCCATGTACAAGCCGGGCAAGGAGGCGGCCACCAGGGTGGAACTTCGCTCCCCGGACCCGGCCTGCAATCCGTACCTGTGCTTTGCCGTGACCCTGGCCGCCGGCCTGAAGGGCATTGAGCAGAACTACGAACTCCCCGCCCCGGTGGAGGCGGACATCTACGACATGCACCATGAGGAGCGCATGACCCACGGGATCCACAATCTCCCCGGCAGCCTGTACGAGGCCATTGAGGAAATGGCCTCCAGCACCATGCTCAAGGAGGCCCTGGGGGATCACATCTTCGACAAATTCATCGAGAACAAACGCATCGAGTGGCACAACTACCGGATTCAGGTCACAGACTACGAGCTGAACAAGTACCTGCCCCTGCTGTAA
- the hisA gene encoding 1-(5-phosphoribosyl)-5-[(5-phosphoribosylamino)methylideneamino]imidazole-4-carboxamide isomerase, which produces MIVFPAIDIKDGRCVRLRQGVASELTVFSDDPLQMAMHWVEQGAQWLHVVDLDGAFQGEPVNKDLIQALCSRVPVPVQLGGGIREIEAAKQYFQAGVARLIIGTMALEDAETLKSLCRAYPGQVGVSLDADNGRLKARGWVAETDLTVEQVLPELEAMGAAFVVYTDISRDGMQNGVNLDGVARVVEATSLPVIAAGGVTDLEDIKALFPLAAKGLAGVITGKAIYDHSLELKQALDWVAGQNTWPGA; this is translated from the coding sequence ATGATCGTCTTTCCGGCCATAGACATCAAGGACGGCCGCTGTGTGCGCCTGCGGCAGGGCGTGGCCAGCGAGCTGACCGTGTTTTCCGACGACCCCCTGCAGATGGCCATGCACTGGGTCGAACAGGGGGCACAGTGGCTGCATGTGGTGGACCTCGACGGGGCATTCCAGGGAGAGCCGGTGAATAAGGATCTCATCCAGGCCCTGTGCAGTCGGGTTCCAGTTCCGGTCCAGCTGGGCGGGGGGATCCGGGAGATTGAGGCAGCCAAACAGTATTTTCAGGCCGGAGTGGCCAGGTTGATCATCGGGACCATGGCCCTGGAGGACGCTGAAACCCTGAAGTCGTTGTGCCGGGCGTATCCCGGACAGGTCGGGGTGTCTTTGGATGCGGACAACGGCCGGCTCAAGGCCAGGGGGTGGGTGGCGGAAACGGATTTGACCGTGGAGCAGGTCCTTCCGGAATTGGAGGCCATGGGGGCCGCTTTTGTCGTGTATACGGACATCAGCCGGGACGGAATGCAGAACGGGGTGAATCTGGACGGGGTGGCCCGGGTGGTGGAGGCCACATCCCTGCCGGTGATCGCAGCCGGGGGGGTGACTGATCTGGAGGATATCAAGGCCCTGTTCCCCTTGGCTGCCAAGGGCCTGGCCGGGGTCATAACCGGAAAGGCCATCTACGATCACAGCCTGGAGCTGAAGCAGGCCCTGGATTGGGTGGCAGGGCAGAACACCTGGCCGGGGGCGTGA